The Actinomadura sp. WMMB 499 genome includes a window with the following:
- a CDS encoding CpaF family protein, producing the protein MDHGLVKRLRQEVGDRLAQQRRLDAAHGLAPMSGEDERQFARALIGQVLEEFARGEITSGRRPPNAEEEEALAAGVHAALFGVGRLQPLLEDPEIENIDVNGCDRVFIGYADGREAMGEPVAESDEELVELIQILAAYSGLSSRPFDTANPQLDLRLPDGSRLSAVMDVTVRPALSIRRARLGKVFLADLVGNGTFGQELGLFFRAAVLARKNIMIAGATNAGKTTLLRAVANEIPQHERLITVERALELGLDAFPELHPNCVAFEQRLPNSEGQGAISMAELVRRSLRMNPSRVIVGEVLGDEIVTMLNAMTQGNDGSLSTIHANSSVEVFNRIATYAIQSEERLPVEATHMLIAGAIDFVVFIEKRNDYAHGGRLRRFVSSVREVTGVDGRVLSSEVFAPGPDGHAMPSAPITCIDELAQFGYDPSGGAW; encoded by the coding sequence ATGGACCACGGGCTCGTCAAGCGGCTCCGCCAGGAGGTCGGCGACCGGCTCGCGCAGCAGCGCCGCCTGGACGCCGCGCACGGCCTCGCCCCGATGTCCGGGGAGGACGAGCGGCAGTTCGCCCGCGCGCTGATCGGGCAGGTGCTCGAGGAGTTCGCGCGCGGCGAGATCACCTCCGGGCGCCGCCCGCCGAACGCCGAAGAGGAGGAGGCGCTCGCCGCGGGCGTGCACGCGGCGCTGTTCGGCGTCGGCCGGCTCCAGCCGCTGCTGGAGGACCCCGAGATCGAGAACATCGACGTCAACGGCTGCGACCGGGTGTTCATCGGGTACGCGGACGGGCGCGAGGCGATGGGCGAGCCGGTCGCGGAGAGCGACGAGGAACTCGTCGAGCTGATCCAGATCCTCGCGGCCTACAGCGGGCTGTCGTCGCGCCCGTTCGACACCGCGAACCCGCAGCTCGACCTGCGGCTCCCGGACGGCTCGCGGCTGTCGGCGGTGATGGACGTGACGGTCCGTCCCGCGCTGTCGATCCGGCGCGCGCGGCTCGGCAAGGTGTTCCTCGCCGACCTGGTGGGGAACGGGACGTTCGGCCAGGAACTCGGCCTGTTCTTCCGCGCGGCGGTGCTGGCCCGCAAGAACATCATGATCGCCGGGGCGACGAACGCGGGGAAGACGACGCTGCTGCGGGCCGTCGCGAACGAGATCCCGCAGCACGAACGGCTCATCACCGTCGAACGCGCCCTCGAACTCGGGCTCGACGCGTTCCCCGAACTGCACCCGAACTGCGTCGCGTTCGAGCAGCGGCTCCCGAACTCCGAGGGGCAGGGCGCGATCTCGATGGCCGAGCTGGTGCGCCGGTCGCTGCGGATGAACCCGTCCCGGGTGATCGTCGGCGAGGTGCTCGGCGACGAGATCGTCACGATGCTGAACGCGATGACGCAGGGCAACGACGGGTCGCTGTCGACGATCCACGCGAACTCGTCGGTCGAGGTGTTCAACCGCATCGCGACGTACGCGATCCAGTCGGAGGAGCGGCTCCCGGTCGAGGCGACGCACATGCTGATCGCGGGCGCGATCGACTTCGTCGTGTTCATCGAGAAGCGCAACGACTACGCGCACGGCGGGCGGCTGCGCCGGTTCGTCTCCAGCGTCCGCGAGGTGACGGGCGTGGACGGCCGCGTGCTGTCCTCGGAGGTGTTCGCGCCCGGACCGGACGGGCACGCGATGCCCTCCGCCCCGATCACCTGCATCGACGAGCTGGCGCAGTTCGGCTACGACCCGTCCGGGGGTGCCTGGTGA
- a CDS encoding type II secretion system F family protein: MFEPDVLLAVLAGALVGGGVLLLGAALRGLPARPRPAKGRRREDLVRTLTTRTALAVLAGTAVLVITRWPIAAAGAGALVLGWDGLVGGAAEERRGMARLEALAGWTESLRDTIAGAVGLEQAIPASQRAAAPVLRVPLRELVDRLHTRVPMPEALRRFADDLDDPSADLVIAALILNAKLRGPGLRDMLGALAASARAELDMRRRVEADRRSTRRSVRIVVGVSVGTALGLAVFNGSYVEPYDDLLGQLVLCLVVALYAAAFVWLRRLSKYELPARFLSEPRNAPRPGVPGEVPSTVAGWQSEPLRGRHAMDAGGGGGS, encoded by the coding sequence ATGTTCGAGCCCGACGTGCTGCTCGCCGTCCTCGCGGGCGCCCTGGTCGGCGGCGGGGTCCTGCTACTGGGCGCCGCGCTGCGCGGCCTGCCCGCCCGGCCCCGCCCGGCGAAGGGCCGCCGCCGCGAGGACCTGGTCCGGACCCTCACCACCCGCACCGCGCTGGCCGTCCTCGCCGGGACGGCCGTGCTGGTGATCACCCGCTGGCCGATCGCGGCCGCCGGGGCGGGCGCGCTCGTCCTCGGCTGGGACGGTCTCGTCGGCGGGGCCGCCGAGGAGCGGCGCGGCATGGCGCGGCTGGAGGCGCTCGCCGGGTGGACCGAGTCGCTGCGCGACACGATCGCGGGCGCCGTCGGCCTCGAACAGGCCATCCCCGCGTCGCAGCGGGCCGCCGCGCCCGTCCTGCGGGTGCCGCTGCGGGAGCTGGTCGACCGGCTGCACACCCGCGTCCCGATGCCGGAGGCGCTGCGCCGGTTCGCCGACGACCTCGACGACCCGTCCGCCGACCTGGTGATCGCCGCCCTGATCCTGAACGCGAAGCTGCGCGGGCCGGGCCTGCGCGACATGCTCGGCGCGCTCGCGGCGTCCGCCCGCGCCGAACTCGACATGCGGCGCCGCGTCGAGGCCGACCGCCGCTCCACCCGGCGGTCCGTCCGGATCGTCGTCGGCGTGTCGGTCGGGACGGCGCTCGGCCTCGCCGTGTTCAACGGCTCGTATGTCGAACCGTACGACGACCTGCTCGGCCAGCTCGTCCTGTGCCTCGTCGTCGCCCTGTACGCGGCGGCGTTCGTGTGGCTGCGGCGGCTGTCGAAGTACGAGTTGCCCGCGCGGTTCCTCAGCGAGCCCCGGAACGCGCCGCGTCCCGGCGTCCCCGGCGAGGTCCCGAGCACCGTCGCGGGCTGGCAGAGCGAGCCGCTGCGGGGGCGGCACGCGATGGACGCCGGGGGAGGTGGGGGCTCGTGA
- a CDS encoding type II secretion system F family protein, with product MTGALAAGAAVGAGLYFLVRALFPARPGLAARMAALDAARRRDLDAPQPGRISPTLERVGGLRARLGGELARFCESRGWKLRSVRADLAITERSLEAFLATKFLLPAAALLFVPLVVGYFALLGLGTSVQAPVWICGLFALLFFFFPDMQLKQEAQARRQDFRHVVGAFLDLVAMNLAGGRGVPEALVSAANVGEGWGMHRIREALGNARITGRTPWQALGGLGEELDVAELRDLAGALALVADDGAQIRKSLAARAASMRSRELSELEGKAGERSQSMLVAQLFLCAGFLIFLAYPALMRVLSA from the coding sequence GTGACGGGCGCGCTCGCCGCCGGTGCCGCCGTCGGCGCCGGACTGTACTTCCTGGTCCGGGCGCTGTTCCCGGCGCGTCCCGGGCTCGCCGCGCGGATGGCGGCGCTGGACGCCGCGCGCCGCCGCGACCTCGACGCGCCGCAGCCCGGCCGGATCTCCCCGACCCTCGAACGCGTCGGGGGGCTGCGCGCCCGGCTCGGCGGCGAGCTGGCGCGGTTCTGCGAGTCGCGCGGCTGGAAGCTGCGGTCCGTCCGGGCCGACCTCGCGATCACCGAGCGGTCGCTGGAGGCGTTCCTGGCGACGAAGTTCCTGCTGCCCGCCGCCGCGCTGCTGTTCGTCCCGCTGGTCGTCGGGTACTTCGCGCTGCTCGGGCTCGGCACGTCCGTCCAGGCCCCGGTGTGGATCTGCGGGCTGTTCGCGCTGCTGTTCTTCTTCTTCCCCGACATGCAGCTCAAGCAGGAGGCGCAGGCCCGCCGCCAGGACTTCCGGCACGTCGTCGGCGCGTTCCTCGATCTCGTCGCGATGAACCTCGCGGGCGGGCGCGGCGTCCCCGAGGCGCTCGTCAGCGCGGCGAACGTCGGCGAGGGCTGGGGGATGCACCGCATCCGGGAGGCCCTCGGCAACGCCCGCATCACCGGACGCACCCCCTGGCAGGCCCTCGGCGGCCTCGGCGAGGAACTGGACGTCGCCGAACTGCGCGACCTCGCCGGGGCGCTCGCGCTCGTCGCCGACGACGGCGCGCAGATCCGCAAGTCGCTCGCCGCCCGCGCCGCGTCCATGCGCAGCCGGGAGCTGTCGGAGCTGGAGGGCAAGGCCGGCGAGCGGTCCCAGTCGATGCTCGTGGCGCAACTCTTCCTGTGCGCCGGATTCCTGATCTTCCTCGCCTACCCGGCGCTGATGCGGGTGCTCAGCGCATGA